The Euphorbia lathyris chromosome 4, ddEupLath1.1, whole genome shotgun sequence genomic interval ATTAGTACAGTATCATATCTgaatttccatttccatttccatgTTATATTTGTAGATTCTATCAAGTTTGGAGGAGGGAGGTCTATCTTGTCTATTGTTCAAAACTAAATGCTTGACTTTGAATTATCTTGATTTGGATAAGCACCCAACTGCTGTTATATATGCACTTCGCAATTCAATTGTGCTTCAGGAATTAGTTATCACTGTGTCATCAATATATTGGGTAAAGTTTCTTAGAACCTCATTTGTATGTATGCATTCCTATAGCTTGCTCATTTGCGGAGCGCaatgaataaataatttaatattttccaTTTACATTCAGTTTCCATATCCTTTTAAGTTCCTTAGGCTAACAACTTTGTCTCCAGTCTTTCAATGCTACAGATGTTCCAGACTTGAATGATTTTGGACAGAATTACTGGAAATCAAAAGAAACTTTTTTCCATTGTTTGGTGTCGCATTTAAAGATTGTCAAGATTTTAAACTTCTCGAAAAGAGATAAGAAATGTAAGCTTGTGGTGAACTTTGTTGAGTTTCTACTCAAGAATGCTAGAGTGCTAGAAAAACTGGTCATATCAGAAAAGCGTGGAACAGAGTTCGCATTTAATGTTTCTGAAAAATTGCTAAGCTTGCCAAGATGTTCTCAACATGCTATTGTTGAGTTGGTATGTGCTTCATAGCTAGAGATGTCCAAACATAAAGGAAATGTTGTTCTGTGCTTTTTTGTAAGCTTTGACTGCCATTAGGGACACATAGTTGGAAATAGTAGATGATTAGTTGTTTATATATTATAGCATGAAGTTAATGGTCTTGTGCATTTTGTCCTATTTAAATTTATTGTCACTCACAATTAAATTTCTATTTCCATGGTTGCTAATGCAATGCTTATAATGGAGGGGTACGAAAACGGATTGTCCTGTGATAATCGTATTATGCGATATGTATGTTTTATatcattatatatgatataaataacGTTTGAAAATGATAATATTGTCAAACAAATCATACCTGTAAAAAAGGTCTCTATAAATTGTGTTGTTATGCCCGAAAATTGATTGCTTTTTCCACCACTAGATACAAAAGGCATTATGTTTACATCCAGTCCTATTAGAACTCTTCTCCTATATGGTAAAATACTTTATGAGAATAGGTTGTTGTGTTGTACAAGAAAAATCATTCTCTTAAATTGCAATTTTACATATTTGTGCCTTTACTTACAAAAGGAATTGATCTTAATTCAAATGGGACTTTAAATTGTTGTGTCATatttcactacaagaaaaaacgcTATCACCGACGGAATCGACCGACACATTTTTTTGTGTTGAATTACCGACAGAATACCGATGAAAACATTGTGTCGGAAATCAGCTACACTCTCACCTACACAATTTTAGAATGTGTAGGTGATTATGGGCGGGATTATTCCCGCCCCCATCACCGACACTTATTGTAGGTAATTATAAATGTCGGTGATGCCACCGACAAAGTTAAATGTGAACCTACAAAAAATAGTGTAGGTgaatataatattaaataaaataaatttttttaaacaaaaaataaaataaattagagctattataatatcattaaataaaaaacaaaaataaacatatcattaatataatttttttttttttaatttagagaAGACTGAACCTATAATTTTAGGTGaacataatatttaaaataaattactaCTATTatgcttcaaaaaaaattacaactattgtaacaaaaaaataaataaattactaatATAAAATGTTCTGTTCTTTTAGTTTCCAAAAACCCTAGTTTTCTCCCTTCCTTCCCGATCAAATTTGGAACCCCACCCTCTCTCCTCTTGAGCTTCTCCACCCAAACGGCGCTGTTTGCCACCAACACCGGCGCCGGTGTGCCTGTTCTTCCTCTCATGGGTCGTTTCTCCTGCTATTCCTTTTACTATCATCGTTGTTCTGCTTCTCTCCATCTATGCTGGGTCTGACCTTAAAGAGTTATCTCTCGCGCTCGATCTACTCTCTCTAGGTATCGATCTCATCTTTCTCTCCTTTGTATTTCGTTTTGAGAAACTGAATTTCATGGAGCTTGCTTCTTTTTCCCCAACTATTTCCCCAACTAAGCACTTTGCTTTTCTAATCCATCTTTAGTTGTAGACAATAGGAGGCATAAAACTTTAGATTTCTCTATACTCTTACCTTAGGAAGATGGATTATGGTCAGAtggcttttattttattaaatatatcttTTCAAGGATACTGATATTGTTGGAAAATTAGTGTATCATACCCATTTTGCACCTGTTTGGGTTAATAAAGTTTAGCTTTTTAAAGATcaattagaaaaataatttatttacatATTATTTGCTAAGAAACTGAACTTGTAAGAATTTGAATACAATGTAAATGTACTATAGACGAAATGCTAAATTCAAGAAGATGATTGTATTACCTACATATAGTTGGAGTAATTACTGTTTtttaaggaaaataaaaaaaggaaagaaaaagaaataataatgaaGTAGCGTGCAGTTATTTTTGTTGTGATGATATGGTTAGCCACAATGGATAAACAAGTTTTATTTGGTGATGTGGAGTGGACCATCAATCTTATGACTTCTCTTCTTTGCTTTTATAATGCAATTCTCGAGTAACCTGCTGTTAAGTAAAAGCAACTGCATATTTCATATGCTCTGAATTGCAGGTTGATGTGAGAGGGCCATTTCTTGTCAATTTGAACTCTTCCCGTCATGTTGAATAACTCTCTGATCATTTCAGTGTTAAGATATTCTAAAGGAAGCAGAAAGGTTGGCTATGTGTCTTaatgtcttttatttttatcataaacaGAGCTATGTGTTGACTTATTTATCTTACTCTCACTAGTGGAAAAAgggccatttgcatcggccgtttAGGGCCTTTTGTATCGGCCGCTGGCCGATGCAAAAGCCCTCGACGCAAATGCTATTGCATCGGCCGCTGGCCGATGCAAAAGAGGtggtcatttgcatcggccccttaaAGGGGCCGACGCAaattgcatcggccctttataaggggccgatgcaaatgatgtgTCAGATATGTTAAATGACacaatcatttgcatcggccccttacaacggccgatgcaaatgattccttatttgcatcggccacattaaagggccgatgcaaatgattatATCATTTGCATCAGTTGttttaaagggccgatgcaaatgatgctttttcatttaaaaaaaaataatttggattgaatggagctcTATAATACGTCAAATAGCTTTGATTCATATATATTACATGAAGAATTTTCATATACATACGTTGCCAGCATAATTTAATAAATCTAGAAAAGCACCTTGCCCTGTCAGTGTTGTAAAATTACAGGTCGCTTTTTGCAAATCCCTGCATGAAAACAATCTTATACATTATAATTTAACAAAGATAAATGGAAATGCCAATAGGCGGGACGGTTTCAAGGAAAACATACTTGAAAGAATACTCTGGTGTACCAGAAAAATGCCACCATTTTGAACCCTTCAAGCCACAGGAAGCCAATACCTAAAAACTAAAGCTAAGGCCACCCTTCATTAGGAATAAATGGAACAGCGTTATACCTGGATGGCTTAGGGTCAAATATACTCGGCAAGCCCATCTCGTTAGGGAATGTTACAATTGTTCCGGAAGGACCAATCACCCATCTAACATGGTCTGGTATAAGCACAGGACCAATCACCCATTTAACATGGTCTGGTATAAGCACTAGAGCATTCGCAGCTCTCCTGCAAATGATTTGAATGCATATGCATCAGACCATATATTCTCCTCTTGTAGGAGAGCAAACTCGTGAAAACTAGCATAGACAGTCAGACCAGGCATACCTGCCAATCATAAAACAGCAAGTTCTTCAATTCTACAAGACTAGCAGCATTCTCTGCAATTAAACATATATGAAATCATAAACATTTTCCTATCACCAATTATGAACTGTAAAACCAAAAGAAAGTTGCAATCGTTTCATAGACAAATGAAACATGATACAAATGCACATAAGTAAATAGAATATCGCAATTTACAAGGATCCCTGATAAACTAAACACCTCTAAAATCATGACAGCGGCATAAACTGCAAGACCTAGAAGCTTTCCTCAATCtataaaaactttaattttagtCTCACAGTTTTCATGCATGAGATTAAGCTTAGCCCGCACCAGCAGCAGGAAGTAAACAGGTATAAGGGCTTTTGCCCAATATTTCAGCGTGTGTGCAATAAGAACTTCCCTAGTCTATTGGAATATGCCAGACTATTCACCATGGGGTCTGCCTTTAGGATGCCTCACTTCAAcaataattaattttcatcctaTTTCAGGTATTTTCATGAGCAAGACAAAGTTATTACTGTAAATTTAACAAACAATGACACACAATCGAATGGAATTTCACTatatccctaaaatctctctaactAGCAGTATCACAAACACATGAGAATTTCACTATATCAAATCAGCAACCACGAATGGAATTTGAAAATTAGAGAAAGCAGCAGCGACCATGGAATTTGAATTAGATAAAGCGAAAGACAGTTATTTGACAAACCTCATCAAATCGCCTTCTATGGTAATTGGCAGCACACTTGCTCACATTGACTAATTCTATGGTAATTGTTATGAGTTTTGAGTTAAGAGCTTCTATCAGTTGAGTGAATGTTTGAATCCACTTAAGCTCTTATCCTTCATATAGGCATATGATTGGGGTCGGAACTTCTACATTTGAGGTTTGTGTCGCCAGTTGTATCCTCAATGAAGGGGCAATGAAGAAGGTGCAACACTTTGAAGAATACTAACGCCAATTAATCGAATAAAAGCTGACTTATCCTGCTCCATAACATATTTCATAGTGGTACCTGAAATTATCAAAGCATTCAATAAGAAGAAAACTATTCTTTGAATTGCATATTTTCATGAATGGGTAGTAGTACCATTCAGATAGGCGATCCTATCAGAGACCCATGTTCGTGAAACAACAGGGAATGCAACTGAAAGTAAATGCGCCCCTTGTTTATCAAGCACAGTTGGTACCTGAAATGAAAGTGTCAAGAAATAAAATCAACTGATGAAAGATCTAAAAAGAAACTATCTAAGAGAAGACACAAATCAATGCAAGACAAGTTTTAGATCTAAAGATCCTTTTCTGATTAATGCTAAAACAACCAAAGCACAAAATTCGAGTTTGCTTTTTTGGGAATTAAAAAGTTGTATGCTTGTTGCCTAAACTTTCAGGCAATTGCAAGGAATTATTGGCTCCCTTGCCAGCATCAGGAATCGAGTAACATTATCAGAATCGTCctgtcacaaaaaaaaaacaatgagtAATGCTGCATATCTAACGTCAGCCTAATTATTTCACAATACAAAGACATGTAAATGCAACCTGAATATCTTCAGCTAATATATCCAAACCATAAATAGCTGCAGCAGCAGAACTAGCAACAGCTCCTGCATCATTCAATTGGTGAAGTGCAACATGCTACATTGAAAGTTACTTGAGCATGAGTACTTCCAACACATTAATTAGCATAAACCAAGAGTCCTTATTTTAATCAACTAAAGAAGAGTTTAAAAatgtaatttatataacaaGGTTGATATGTTTTTGTAGTTTGCACTTCCAACAAAACACAGGTGTATGTGATGCACTTTTTCGAAATGAGGTGAAAAAGTACCCCCGCCATTTCGGAACTTAAAAATCAAGCATTTCACAATCTAAAACTGCCAAAAGAAGAAAATTATACTAAAGAAGATCACATATATTCCTACCTTTGCTGCACCAGCAGTGTCATCAACTGCTTCTCTGACCAATCCCAAACTCGTTAAAGTGTGCTCACATTGAGCAAGGGCCTGTAATTTGAAAAGGCAACATCATAACACCACATACCACGAAAGTAGGCAGGGGAGTAGGGGTGAGGAGTATTCTACGATACCTGTGGATGACTTAAGACCCTCTTCAAGTCTTCAACTTTAACACCATGATTGGCTAGTAAGCAATGGTGAACAACATATTTAACTTCACCTAAGATATGCAGCGTGTGACGAAGTAACAGGTCATAATTTCTGTGGATGCTCCCAGAAACAGTCATGTCAATTTTGACAATTCCAATTGTAACACTAAGATAATGTAGTCGAAATCATAGTAGTCGAACCGAAATTTTTTGTAGGACATAACACAAGTACAATACATATGCAAAATAAATCTTAGAATGTTTGAAACATGTTGAAGTAGGTTCATGAACGTACATTATTAATGACAggtgaaaaaaaaagagattgaTGGAAGGACCTGGCTTAACTAAAAAACAATATCCCAGAATGCCTAGAGGAAAATGGGAAAAGGGGAAATCCAGAGAGGATTAGAAATGTAGGGTAGAAAATCATTTCCGACGagaaaacatataaaaataaagtCATCAATCAACCTTTCAATATCAGAAGTGAATTTCTCAGGTGGATCAGATATTTGCAAGTCAATCTCCATATACTCTCTCTCTTAATATCCAGAGATGGAGAAACTTCAAAAGAACAAAAACCGAAACTAGTTTATCAATTAGCC includes:
- the LOC136225891 gene encoding arogenate dehydratase 2-like; its protein translation is MTVSGSIHRNYDLLLRHTLHILGEVKYVVHHCLLANHGVKVEDLKRVLSHPQALAQCEHTLTSLGLVREAVDDTAGAAKHVALHQLNDAGAVASSAAAAIYGLDILAEDIQDDSDNVTRFLMLAREPIIPCNCLKV